GCACCGTGTTTGCAGGCTGATATTCCCCTCAGCATGTTAGTTACAGAACAATATATAAGTTTCTTCAGATACAGGATGAAACATTATCGTATCATGAAACAATCAGCAGAGATCAGCAAGGTCATTTACACCTTTACAAGTTGCATAGTAGATTCATCAACTTCTCCACATAGGTATGTCCTTGAGGTGTCACCGTGGTATCCCTAGGTAAACACACTACATGTCACTTAATTTTACACTGCAAATGTGTCAATAACCAGGTCAATTAATGGCACAAGAGCAGCACACCATGAGTAACAAATTGaatgttgaattttttttttagataatgcaGATGATTTCAATCGAATTGAATGGTGATGACTGACAAGGAAAAGAGGACAGAAGAATGAAAAAGGAATCACATACATTCAAGTAGACAGTAACATCGATATTAATGATGTCTCCATTCTGCAAGAAGAATGATCAGTAATTGAAACCAAGCATCAGTACCAAACAGaactaaaatatatatgaatgtaaGAAGCAGAAGGGCTCATGAATCCCTCTCGACCTGTAGCACCCGTGAGTCAGGGATTCCATGGCAGATGCACTCGTTCACCGACGTGCAGACGCTCTTCGGAAAACCACCGTAGCCTAGGGGAGAAGGGTAGGCGCCAGCGTCGATGATCATCTGATGAACTGCTCTGTCAATCTCATCAGTCGTCGCCAATGGCTGACACATTAATAAGATATATGATTACACGCATGTTCGATTGTTGCATATTTTTCAAAGCAATTTTTCAAATGAAAATTGGGCAGAAGATGAAGaaactgtacatatatatggatCATATATGTTTAAGGGTTACCTTGACTAGTGTCCCTGCGTACTCAAGAACTCGAGCGGTGAGCTCGCAGGCGGCTCTCATACGAGCAATGCTCTCGCAGTCATGCAGCTGTCGATTGGGGTCAACATCAGGGAGGCGATTCGTGCCGGCgtaaggagggagagggatgtGGTCGGGCACAGGGAGGCGCGGACTCACCGTGCCGCGCCTCAAGGGCTCCCTCGTCCTCCTCCGTGGTTGTTCCGGCCACTGAATCTCTGCAGCTCTTCAGTTTTGACACTGAATGTTCGCCAGTTGACGAGAAAATTGTTTGCATCTGAAGAAATGGAAGGAAGAAACTTTGGGGTTGGATTGTGGCTGATACCTGCGGCTGCAGATCCTCTTGGGTTGCTTTACTGTCCACGATTTTCTTGGATCCGGTATACCTGGGCGGTGATGGCAGAGGGAGGGAAGGTGCCACAGCGGAGGCGAGTGCGAGAGCTCCAAAC
The window above is part of the Oryza sativa Japonica Group chromosome 7, ASM3414082v1 genome. Proteins encoded here:
- the LOC4343067 gene encoding methionine aminopeptidase 1B, chloroplastic encodes the protein MALSVSLELSHSPPLWHLPSLCHHRPGIPDPRKSWTVKQPKRICSRRAAEIQWPEQPRRRTREPLRRGTVSPRLPVPDHIPLPPYAGTNRLPDVDPNRQLHDCESIARMRAACELTARVLEYAGTLVKPLATTDEIDRAVHQMIIDAGAYPSPLGYGGFPKSVCTSVNECICHGIPDSRVLQNGDIINIDVTVYLNGYHGDTSRTYLCGEVDESTMQLVKKLIYCSVTNMLRGISACKHGASFKTIGQRISEYVDEYGYSIDPFVGHGIGKIFHSEPIIWHTYDYEPGYMVAGQTFTIEPTLSMGGTQCTLWDDGWTAVTVDSSLTAQFEHTILVTGDGAEILTMHPR